Proteins encoded within one genomic window of Streptomyces sp. NBC_01314:
- a CDS encoding sarcosine oxidase subunit gamma: MADTALTAPPRSPLSHAADRLAAATRTSGGAVRLAELPFLTQLDLRLDAKGAAADAIGLALDLQLPLEPNTVVRAGQLTALWLGPDEWLLVGPPGGAQELESRIRTAAGDEPISVTDVSAQRTTVLVAGPRARDLLSHGCALDLHPRAFGAGRCAQTTLGRTQIILIARDEPGSGFWVLVRSSFAEYLMGWLLDAATEYRVA, from the coding sequence ATGGCTGACACCGCACTCACCGCCCCGCCCCGAAGCCCCCTGTCCCACGCCGCCGACCGTCTGGCCGCCGCCACCCGCACCTCCGGAGGCGCGGTCCGGCTGGCCGAACTCCCCTTCCTGACCCAGCTCGACCTCCGCCTCGACGCCAAGGGAGCGGCGGCCGACGCCATCGGCCTCGCCCTGGACCTGCAACTGCCCCTGGAACCCAACACCGTCGTACGCGCCGGGCAGTTGACCGCGCTGTGGCTGGGTCCGGACGAATGGCTGCTGGTGGGCCCGCCCGGCGGCGCGCAGGAACTGGAGAGCCGGATCCGCACCGCCGCCGGGGACGAGCCCATCTCCGTCACCGACGTCTCCGCCCAGCGCACCACCGTCCTCGTCGCAGGCCCCCGCGCCCGCGACCTGCTGTCCCACGGCTGCGCCCTGGACCTGCACCCACGCGCTTTCGGCGCCGGACGCTGCGCCCAGACCACCCTCGGCCGCACCCAGATCATCCTGATCGCCCGCGACGAACCCGGGTCCGGCTTCTGGGTACTGGTCCGCTCATCCTTCGCCGAGTACCTGATGGGCTGGCTGCTGGACGCGGCGACGGAATACAGGGTGGCCTGA
- a CDS encoding sarcosine oxidase subunit delta family protein codes for MLLITCPWCGPRDEAEFHYGGQAHVPYPETPSALTDEEWARYLFFRDNPKGPFAERWSHAAGCRTWFNAVRDTSTNEILAVYRAGEPRPAAEEPRRAASSAPRAASPGHAATSESRPASPDRPAASEPGPAPSARPAFEDEAVQAEGGSGGAAPRDGTGRGGGGETQPFRLTTGGHVDRNEPLTFVFDGTAYQGYQGDTLASALLANGIIQTGTSIKLGRPRGIFSAGVEEPNAVIQIEAPFPEPMLPATTVELYEGLVASSLPGQGRLATEPDPARYDAVHAHCDLLIVGAGPAGLAAAAAAADSGARVILADDQPHLGGSLLGTGEHLDWSEETAARLDAAPEVRVLRRTTVFGYYDDNHLLAVERRTNHLGAEAPENVSRERVWRIRARRVVLATGAHERSLAFADNDRPGVMLAASARAYANRHGVLPGRRAVVFTTNDSAYAAALDLAAAGVHIAAIVDTRPEPGQWASRAREAGIEVLAGYAVTGTEGAPRLTAVTAGPYGEPAGQRQFAADLLLVSGGWNPVAHLFSQAGGRLRHDETLGSFVPDTCRQAVEVAGGASGVSDLAGVLAQGAAAGARAVEAEGYTPVSPRLPDVAAQPQPTPPMHVYTVPDTSGAPRFVDLQRDVTVDDLARATGAGMRSVEHTKRYTTAGTANDQGKTSGVLASGAVAELLGVDISALGTTTFRPPYTPVSFAALAGRDRGALSDPVRTTAIHEWHVAHGALFENVGQWKRPWYYPQDGETMETAVLRECAAARDGVAFMDASTLGKIDVQGPDAAVFLDRLYTNMMSSLKVGMIRYGVMCRLDGMLFDDGTVIRLAQDRFLVTTTTGNAAAVLDWMEEWLQTEWPDLKVHCTSVTEQWATVALVGPRSRDVLGTLAPQLAVSNDDFPFMAWRETTVAGIEARVCRISFSGELAYEINVSPWDALTLWQALYEAGAPHGITPYGTETMHVLRAEKGYPIIGQDTDGTVTPQDLGMNWVVSKKKPDFIGKRSYARADTLRADRKHLVGLLPEDPGTFLPEGTHLVADSVLPAPPVPMLGHVTSSYRSAALGRTFALALIKGGRDRIGERLYAPVGDRLVPVTVASPVLYDPEGARRDG; via the coding sequence ATGCTGCTCATCACCTGCCCGTGGTGCGGGCCCCGCGACGAGGCCGAGTTCCACTACGGCGGCCAGGCACACGTGCCCTACCCCGAGACACCGTCGGCCCTCACCGACGAGGAGTGGGCCCGTTACCTCTTCTTCCGCGACAACCCGAAGGGCCCGTTCGCCGAACGCTGGAGCCACGCGGCGGGCTGCCGCACGTGGTTCAACGCGGTACGCGACACGTCGACGAACGAGATCCTCGCGGTGTACCGGGCCGGGGAGCCGCGCCCGGCCGCGGAGGAACCGAGGCGTGCGGCGAGCTCTGCGCCACGCGCGGCATCTCCGGGCCATGCGGCGACCTCTGAGTCACGTCCGGCGTCTCCGGATCGCCCGGCCGCTTCCGAGCCGGGTCCGGCACCATCAGCCCGTCCTGCGTTCGAGGACGAGGCCGTTCAGGCCGAAGGAGGGTCTGGGGGCGCAGCCCCCAGGGATGGGACGGGTAGGGGCGGCGGGGGCGAAACTCAGCCCTTCCGCCTGACCACCGGTGGCCACGTCGACCGGAACGAACCCCTGACGTTCGTGTTCGACGGAACCGCATACCAGGGCTACCAGGGCGACACCCTCGCCTCCGCCCTCCTCGCCAACGGCATCATCCAGACCGGCACCAGCATCAAACTCGGCCGCCCCCGAGGCATCTTCTCGGCCGGCGTCGAGGAACCCAACGCGGTCATCCAGATCGAGGCCCCCTTCCCGGAGCCGATGCTCCCCGCGACGACCGTCGAGCTGTACGAGGGCCTCGTCGCGAGCAGCCTCCCCGGCCAGGGCCGCCTCGCCACGGAACCGGACCCCGCCCGCTACGACGCCGTACACGCCCACTGCGATCTGCTGATCGTCGGCGCGGGCCCGGCCGGCCTCGCGGCGGCCGCGGCGGCCGCGGACAGCGGCGCCCGAGTCATCCTCGCCGACGACCAACCGCACCTGGGCGGCAGCCTCCTGGGCACCGGCGAGCACCTCGACTGGTCCGAGGAGACCGCCGCACGACTCGACGCCGCCCCCGAGGTCCGCGTTCTGCGCCGCACCACCGTCTTCGGCTACTACGACGACAACCACCTCCTCGCCGTGGAACGCCGCACCAACCACCTCGGCGCCGAAGCTCCCGAGAACGTCTCCCGCGAACGCGTCTGGCGCATCCGTGCCCGCCGCGTCGTCCTCGCCACCGGCGCCCACGAACGCTCTCTCGCCTTCGCGGACAACGACCGCCCCGGCGTGATGCTGGCCGCCTCGGCCCGCGCCTACGCCAACCGGCACGGCGTCCTGCCGGGCCGCCGGGCGGTCGTCTTCACCACCAACGACAGTGCCTACGCGGCGGCCCTGGACCTCGCCGCGGCGGGCGTGCACATCGCGGCGATCGTCGACACCCGCCCCGAACCGGGCCAGTGGGCGAGCCGCGCCCGCGAGGCCGGCATCGAGGTGCTGGCCGGGTACGCCGTCACCGGCACGGAGGGCGCCCCGCGCCTCACCGCCGTGACCGCCGGCCCGTACGGAGAGCCCGCGGGGCAGCGGCAGTTCGCCGCCGACCTCCTGCTGGTGTCCGGCGGCTGGAACCCGGTCGCGCACCTCTTCAGCCAGGCGGGCGGCAGACTGCGCCACGACGAGACGCTGGGCTCCTTCGTCCCCGACACCTGCCGTCAGGCGGTCGAGGTGGCGGGCGGCGCGAGCGGCGTGTCCGACCTCGCCGGGGTCCTCGCGCAGGGCGCGGCCGCCGGTGCGCGCGCGGTCGAGGCCGAGGGCTACACCCCGGTTTCCCCACGCCTTCCGGACGTGGCCGCCCAGCCGCAGCCGACGCCGCCCATGCACGTGTACACCGTCCCGGACACCTCCGGGGCCCCCCGCTTCGTCGACCTCCAACGCGACGTCACCGTCGACGACCTGGCCCGCGCGACCGGCGCCGGCATGCGCTCCGTCGAGCACACCAAGCGCTACACCACGGCCGGGACGGCCAACGACCAGGGCAAGACGTCGGGTGTCCTGGCCAGCGGCGCGGTGGCCGAACTGCTCGGCGTGGACATCTCCGCGCTCGGCACGACCACGTTCCGGCCGCCGTACACGCCGGTCTCCTTCGCGGCGCTCGCGGGCCGTGACCGCGGCGCCCTGAGCGACCCGGTCCGCACGACCGCCATCCACGAGTGGCATGTCGCACACGGCGCCCTGTTCGAGAACGTCGGCCAGTGGAAGCGCCCTTGGTACTACCCGCAGGACGGCGAGACCATGGAGACCGCCGTGCTGCGCGAGTGCGCCGCCGCCCGCGACGGCGTCGCCTTCATGGACGCCTCCACGCTCGGCAAGATCGACGTCCAGGGCCCGGACGCCGCCGTCTTCCTCGACCGGCTCTACACGAACATGATGAGCAGCCTGAAGGTCGGCATGATCCGCTACGGCGTCATGTGCCGCCTGGACGGCATGCTCTTCGACGACGGCACGGTCATCCGCCTCGCCCAGGACCGCTTCCTGGTCACCACGACGACCGGCAACGCGGCCGCCGTGCTGGACTGGATGGAGGAGTGGCTGCAGACCGAGTGGCCCGACCTGAAGGTCCACTGCACGTCCGTGACCGAACAGTGGGCCACCGTCGCCCTCGTCGGCCCCCGCTCCCGCGACGTCCTCGGCACACTCGCACCCCAACTGGCCGTGTCCAACGACGACTTCCCGTTCATGGCCTGGCGCGAGACGACCGTCGCCGGCATCGAGGCCCGGGTCTGCCGGATCAGCTTCTCCGGCGAACTCGCCTATGAGATCAACGTGTCACCGTGGGACGCCCTCACCCTCTGGCAGGCGCTGTACGAGGCCGGAGCCCCGCACGGCATCACCCCGTACGGCACCGAGACCATGCACGTCCTGCGCGCCGAGAAGGGCTACCCGATCATCGGCCAGGACACCGACGGCACCGTCACCCCCCAGGACCTCGGCATGAACTGGGTCGTCTCGAAGAAGAAGCCCGACTTCATCGGCAAGCGTTCCTACGCGCGCGCCGACACCCTCCGCGCCGACCGCAAGCACCTCGTCGGCCTGCTCCCTGAGGACCCCGGCACCTTCCTCCCTGAGGGCACCCACCTGGTCGCCGACAGCGTCCTGCCCGCCCCGCCCGTCCCGATGCTCGGCCACGTCACCTCCAGCTACCGCAGCGCCGCCCTCGGCCGGACCTTCGCGCTCGCCCTGATCAAGGGCGGCCGGGACCGCATCGGCGAGCGGCTGTACGCCCCCGTCGGCGACCGGCTGGTCCCGGTGACCGTCGCAAGCCCCGTCCTCTACGACCCCGAGGGAGCCCGCCGCGATGGCTGA
- a CDS encoding sarcosine oxidase subunit beta family protein has protein sequence MSPRTPGAELPEHPDWLWRTPEPKRSYDVIVVGGGGHGLATAHYLAKNHGITNVAVLEKGWLAGGNMARNTTIIRSNYLWDESAGIYEHALKLWEGMAEELDYPILFSQRGVLNLAHSLQDVRDSVRRVEANRLNGVDAEWLDADQVKEVCPIVNISPDVRYPVMGGTYQPRAGIAKHDHVAWGLARSADAAGIDIIQNCEVTGLDVVGGRVVGVQTTLGPIAAGKVALCSAGHTSVLAAMAGIELPLQSHPLQALVSELLEPVHPTVVMSNAVHVYVSQAHKGELVMGAGIDSYNSYTQRGAFHIIEEQMSAALELFPVFARAHVLRTWGGIVDVSPDASPIVGLSPVDNLYLNCGWGTGGFKATPGVGWVYAHTIAHDTPHPLNAPFSLDRFTTGALVDEHGAAAVAH, from the coding sequence ATGAGCCCCCGTACCCCCGGCGCCGAGCTGCCCGAACACCCCGACTGGCTGTGGCGCACGCCGGAGCCGAAGCGCTCGTACGACGTGATCGTCGTCGGCGGCGGCGGACACGGCCTCGCCACCGCCCACTACCTCGCCAAGAACCACGGCATCACCAACGTGGCCGTGCTGGAGAAGGGCTGGCTGGCGGGCGGCAACATGGCCCGCAACACCACCATCATCCGCTCCAACTACCTGTGGGACGAGAGCGCCGGCATCTACGAGCACGCGCTCAAGCTGTGGGAGGGCATGGCCGAGGAGCTCGACTACCCGATCCTCTTCTCCCAGCGTGGGGTGCTGAACCTCGCCCACAGCCTGCAGGACGTACGCGACAGCGTGCGGCGGGTGGAGGCCAACCGCCTCAACGGCGTGGACGCGGAGTGGCTCGACGCGGACCAGGTCAAAGAGGTCTGCCCGATCGTCAACATCTCGCCGGACGTGCGCTATCCGGTGATGGGCGGTACCTACCAGCCGCGCGCCGGCATCGCGAAGCACGACCACGTGGCATGGGGCCTGGCCCGTTCGGCGGACGCGGCCGGCATCGACATCATCCAGAACTGCGAGGTCACCGGCCTGGACGTGGTCGGCGGCAGGGTGGTCGGAGTACAGACGACCCTGGGCCCGATAGCGGCGGGCAAGGTGGCGCTGTGTTCAGCGGGCCACACCTCGGTGCTGGCGGCGATGGCGGGCATCGAACTCCCGCTCCAGAGCCACCCGTTGCAGGCGTTGGTCTCCGAACTCCTCGAACCCGTGCACCCGACGGTGGTGATGTCCAACGCGGTCCACGTGTACGTCAGCCAGGCGCACAAGGGCGAGCTGGTGATGGGTGCGGGCATCGACTCGTACAACTCGTACACGCAGCGTGGCGCGTTCCACATCATCGAGGAACAGATGTCGGCGGCCCTGGAACTCTTCCCGGTCTTCGCGCGGGCCCATGTGCTGCGTACGTGGGGAGGAATCGTCGACGTGAGCCCGGACGCGTCACCCATCGTCGGCCTGTCCCCGGTCGACAACCTGTACTTGAACTGCGGTTGGGGAACGGGCGGCTTCAAGGCCACCCCGGGCGTCGGCTGGGTCTACGCCCACACCATCGCCCACGACACCCCCCACCCCCTCAACGCCCCCTTCTCGCTCGACCGTTTCACCACCGGCGCGCTCGTCGACGAGCACGGCGCGGCCGCGGTGGCCCACTAG
- a CDS encoding bifunctional methylenetetrahydrofolate dehydrogenase/methenyltetrahydrofolate cyclohydrolase, giving the protein MSAQVLDGKATAAAIRRELAERVAKLTAAGGPPPGLGTVLVGDDPGSRAYVGGKHRDCAQVGIASIRRELPADASQRQVEVVIDELNADPACTGYIVQLPLPRHLDANAVLERMDPAKDADGLHPVSLGRLTLGVEAPLPCTPRGIVELLRRYEVPLAGARVCVIGRGITVGRPLGLLLTRRSENATVTLCHTGTQGLARHVREADIVVAAAGSPGLITKEMLRPGAAVLDVGITRTEDGLAGDVHPDAAQVAGWLAPMPGGVGPMTRAMLLANVVEAAERNANPV; this is encoded by the coding sequence GTGAGCGCACAGGTGCTGGACGGGAAGGCGACGGCTGCCGCCATTCGTCGTGAACTTGCCGAACGCGTAGCCAAGTTGACCGCTGCGGGTGGGCCACCGCCCGGGCTCGGGACGGTACTCGTCGGGGACGATCCCGGTAGCCGTGCCTACGTCGGAGGCAAGCATCGGGACTGTGCTCAGGTGGGGATCGCCTCGATCCGGCGCGAGCTGCCCGCCGACGCGAGTCAGCGGCAGGTCGAGGTTGTCATCGACGAGCTGAACGCCGATCCGGCCTGCACCGGCTACATCGTGCAGCTGCCGCTCCCGCGCCACCTGGACGCCAACGCCGTACTGGAGCGCATGGACCCGGCGAAGGACGCCGACGGCCTGCACCCGGTCAGCCTCGGGCGGCTCACCCTCGGTGTCGAGGCCCCGTTGCCCTGCACCCCGCGCGGCATCGTCGAGCTGCTGCGCCGGTACGAGGTGCCGCTCGCCGGAGCGCGGGTCTGTGTGATCGGACGTGGCATCACCGTGGGACGGCCCCTCGGCCTGCTCCTCACCCGCAGGTCCGAGAACGCCACCGTCACCCTCTGCCACACCGGAACCCAGGGCCTGGCCCGGCATGTACGCGAGGCGGACATCGTCGTCGCGGCGGCCGGCTCACCCGGACTGATCACCAAGGAGATGCTGCGCCCCGGCGCGGCCGTCCTGGACGTCGGTATCACCCGCACCGAAGACGGGCTGGCCGGCGATGTGCACCCGGACGCCGCCCAGGTCGCCGGATGGCTCGCGCCGATGCCCGGCGGCGTGGGACCGATGACGCGGGCGATGCTCCTCGCCAACGTCGTCGAGGCCGCCGAGAGGAACGCGAATCCCGTATGA
- a CDS encoding FAD-dependent oxidoreductase → MAGPRVVIIGAGVVGAALADEISARGWTEVTVVDQGPLPATGGSSSHAPGLVFQTNPSKTMTELARYTVEKFCSLDVDGKPCFLQVGGLEVATTPERLTELHRRHGWITAWGIESRLLSADECVEQHPLVNRDKVLGGLLVPTDGLAKAVLAVEAQIRRATERGVNFLARHEVLDVLQTDGEITGVLTDQGEIPADIVVCCAGIWGPKIARMVGMNLPLTPLAHQLAWTGPVPALAGQTEEAVRPILRHQDADLYYRDRFDGIGIGYYGHRPMPISADDILSVDEADDMPSVLKFTEEDFADAWTETQSLLPVTAEAKVEEGINGLFSFTTDGYPLLGESPDVKGFWVAEAVWVTHSAGVGRAVAEWLVDGYCSSFDLHECDVNRFEPHQLSPEYVLARDCQNFVEVYDILHPLQPSGQPRPIRTSPFHARQQEHGAVFLEANGWERPQWYEANAALLEGRNIPTPNDWAAQYWSPIVGAEAQATRETVAMYDMTALKRLEVTGPGAAAFLERLVTSKVAKSVGSVTYTLLLDHDGGIRSDITVARLARDVFQVGGNGNLDLDWFTRHLPADGTVQVRDITPGTCCIGLWGPLARKVLQPLTDEDFSGDGLKYFRAKRAHIGSVPVTAMRLSYVGELGWELYTTADLGQKLWDTLWAAAQPLGGVIAGRGAFNSLRLEKGYRSFGTDMTYEHDPYEAGVGFAVKLDRDDFIGKAALERRVGDVRRKLTCLTIDDPRAVVMGKEPVYDGDRGVGYVTSAAYGYTIGKGIAYAWLPVELAVPGTALHIGYFDQRVEAVVAEEPLFDPSMSRLRG, encoded by the coding sequence ATGGCGGGACCCCGAGTGGTCATCATCGGAGCGGGAGTCGTTGGCGCGGCCCTCGCGGACGAGATCTCCGCGCGCGGCTGGACCGAAGTGACCGTGGTCGACCAGGGCCCGCTCCCCGCCACCGGGGGCTCCTCGTCACACGCCCCGGGCCTGGTCTTCCAGACCAACCCGTCCAAGACCATGACCGAACTGGCACGCTACACCGTCGAGAAGTTCTGCTCCCTCGACGTCGACGGCAAGCCCTGCTTCCTGCAGGTCGGCGGCCTCGAAGTGGCCACCACCCCCGAGCGCCTGACCGAACTGCACCGCCGCCACGGCTGGATCACCGCCTGGGGCATCGAGTCCCGCCTGCTGAGCGCCGACGAATGCGTCGAGCAGCACCCGCTGGTGAACCGCGACAAGGTCCTCGGCGGCCTCCTGGTACCGACGGACGGACTCGCCAAGGCCGTTCTCGCCGTCGAGGCGCAGATCCGCCGGGCCACCGAGCGCGGCGTGAACTTCCTCGCCCGCCACGAAGTCCTCGACGTGCTCCAGACCGACGGCGAGATCACCGGAGTCCTCACCGACCAGGGCGAGATCCCCGCCGACATCGTCGTGTGCTGCGCCGGCATCTGGGGCCCGAAGATCGCCCGCATGGTCGGCATGAACCTCCCGCTCACCCCGCTCGCCCACCAGCTCGCCTGGACCGGCCCGGTACCGGCGCTGGCCGGCCAGACCGAGGAGGCGGTCCGGCCGATCCTGCGGCACCAGGACGCCGACCTCTACTACCGCGACCGCTTCGACGGCATCGGCATCGGCTACTACGGCCACCGCCCGATGCCCATCTCCGCCGACGACATCCTCTCCGTGGACGAGGCCGACGACATGCCGTCGGTCCTGAAGTTCACCGAGGAGGACTTCGCCGACGCCTGGACCGAGACGCAGTCCCTGCTGCCCGTGACGGCGGAGGCCAAGGTCGAGGAGGGCATCAACGGCCTGTTCTCCTTCACCACCGACGGCTACCCGCTCCTCGGCGAGTCCCCGGACGTCAAGGGCTTCTGGGTCGCGGAGGCCGTCTGGGTCACACACTCGGCGGGCGTGGGCCGGGCCGTCGCCGAATGGCTCGTCGACGGCTACTGCTCCTCCTTCGACCTGCACGAGTGCGACGTCAACCGCTTCGAACCGCACCAGCTGTCCCCGGAGTACGTCCTGGCCCGCGACTGCCAGAACTTCGTCGAGGTCTACGACATCCTCCACCCCCTCCAGCCCTCCGGGCAGCCCCGCCCGATCCGCACCAGCCCCTTCCACGCCCGCCAGCAGGAACACGGCGCCGTCTTCCTGGAGGCGAACGGCTGGGAGCGCCCGCAGTGGTACGAGGCCAACGCCGCACTGCTCGAAGGCCGCAACATCCCCACGCCGAACGACTGGGCCGCGCAGTACTGGTCGCCCATCGTCGGTGCCGAGGCCCAGGCCACCCGTGAGACCGTCGCGATGTACGACATGACGGCCCTCAAGCGCCTGGAGGTCACCGGCCCCGGTGCCGCCGCCTTCCTGGAGCGCCTGGTCACGAGCAAGGTCGCCAAGTCCGTCGGCTCGGTGACGTACACGCTGCTGCTGGACCACGACGGCGGCATCCGAAGCGACATCACCGTGGCCCGTCTCGCCCGCGACGTCTTCCAGGTCGGTGGCAACGGCAACCTCGACCTCGACTGGTTCACCCGCCACCTCCCCGCCGACGGCACGGTCCAGGTCCGCGACATCACCCCCGGCACCTGCTGCATCGGCCTCTGGGGCCCGCTCGCCCGCAAGGTCCTCCAGCCGCTGACGGACGAGGACTTCTCGGGCGACGGCCTGAAGTACTTCCGCGCCAAGCGCGCCCACATCGGCTCCGTCCCGGTGACGGCCATGCGGCTGTCGTACGTCGGTGAACTCGGCTGGGAGCTGTACACCACGGCCGACCTGGGACAGAAGCTGTGGGACACCCTCTGGGCCGCCGCCCAGCCCCTCGGCGGCGTCATCGCCGGACGCGGCGCCTTCAACAGCCTCCGCCTGGAGAAGGGCTACCGCTCCTTCGGCACCGACATGACGTACGAGCACGATCCGTACGAGGCCGGCGTGGGCTTCGCCGTCAAGCTCGACAGGGACGACTTCATCGGCAAGGCGGCGCTGGAACGCCGCGTCGGCGACGTCCGGCGGAAGCTGACGTGTCTCACCATCGACGACCCGCGGGCGGTCGTCATGGGCAAGGAGCCGGTGTACGACGGCGACCGGGGCGTCGGCTACGTCACGAGCGCGGCGTACGGCTACACGATCGGCAAGGGCATCGCCTACGCGTGGCTCCCGGTTGAGCTCGCGGTGCCTGGGACCGCCCTGCACATCGGCTATTTCGACCAGCGAGTCGAGGCGGTCGTGGCCGAGGAGCCGTTGTTCGATCCGTCGATGTCCCGTCTTCGTGGGTGA
- a CDS encoding ABC transporter substrate-binding protein: MSTQIRQWRAGVAGLAVLGLALTACGGAKVGDSSSSGSDSSGDSGKCGTFNLAVNPWVGYEANAAVVAYVAEKDLGCKVTKKDLKEEIAWQGFGTGEVDAVIENWGHDDLKKKYITDQKTAVEAGATGNKGLIGWYVPPWLAKEHPDITDWNNLDKYADKFKTSESGGKGQLLDGDPSFVTNDEALVKNLKLDFKVVYAGSETALIQAFRKAEKNKEWVIGYFYEPQWFMAEVPLVKVKLPEYKTGCDADAEKVACDYPVYDLDKIVSTKFAESGSPAYDLVKNFTWTNDDQNTVAKYIAVDKMTPEAAAKKWVDANRDKVEAWIK, translated from the coding sequence ATGTCAACACAGATACGACAGTGGAGAGCCGGCGTGGCCGGACTGGCCGTTCTCGGCCTCGCCCTCACCGCGTGTGGCGGTGCGAAGGTCGGTGACAGTTCCTCCTCGGGCTCCGACAGCTCGGGCGACTCCGGCAAGTGCGGCACCTTCAACCTCGCCGTCAACCCGTGGGTCGGCTACGAGGCGAACGCGGCGGTCGTCGCGTACGTCGCGGAGAAGGACCTCGGCTGCAAGGTCACCAAGAAGGACCTGAAGGAGGAGATCGCCTGGCAGGGCTTCGGGACGGGCGAGGTCGACGCCGTCATCGAGAACTGGGGCCACGACGACCTCAAGAAGAAGTACATCACCGACCAGAAGACCGCCGTCGAGGCCGGCGCGACCGGCAACAAAGGCCTGATCGGCTGGTACGTGCCGCCGTGGCTGGCGAAGGAACACCCCGACATCACCGACTGGAACAACCTCGACAAGTACGCCGACAAGTTCAAGACCTCCGAGTCGGGCGGCAAGGGCCAGCTCCTCGATGGCGACCCGTCGTTCGTCACCAACGACGAGGCCCTGGTGAAGAACCTGAAGCTGGACTTCAAGGTGGTGTACGCGGGCAGCGAGACCGCGCTCATCCAGGCCTTCCGCAAGGCGGAGAAGAACAAGGAGTGGGTGATCGGCTACTTCTACGAGCCCCAGTGGTTCATGGCCGAGGTGCCCCTGGTCAAGGTCAAGCTGCCGGAGTACAAGACGGGCTGCGACGCGGACGCGGAGAAGGTCGCCTGCGACTACCCCGTCTACGACCTCGACAAGATCGTCAGCACGAAGTTCGCCGAGTCGGGCAGCCCGGCCTATGACCTGGTCAAGAACTTCACCTGGACCAACGACGACCAGAACACCGTCGCCAAGTACATCGCCGTGGACAAGATGACGCCCGAGGCGGCGGCCAAGAAGTGGGTCGACGCCAACCGCGACAAGGTCGAGGCCTGGATCAAGTAA